In a genomic window of Raphanus sativus cultivar WK10039 unplaced genomic scaffold, ASM80110v3 Scaffold0738, whole genome shotgun sequence:
- the LOC108853158 gene encoding LOW QUALITY PROTEIN: lachrymatory-factor synthase-like (The sequence of the model RefSeq protein was modified relative to this genomic sequence to represent the inferred CDS: inserted 1 base in 1 codon) — MEQETAALKWEGKQAVQVNGVTVDQAWSLVSDFCNVHEWFPTVDTCHRVEGTDGQTGLVRYCASNKIKDEETKWAKERLVEIDPVGRCLSYEVLENNVGFGSYVATVKVVPVDGGDESDGKMCQIEWSFMSDPVDGWKKEXLESYVGFCLQHMADKMETNL; from the exons ATGGAGCAAGAAACGGCTGCGTTAAAGTGGGAGGGAAAACAAGCCGTCCAGGTCAACGGGGTCACGGTGGATCAAGCCTGGTCACTCGTCTCAGACTTCTGCAACGTCCACGAGTGGTTCCCAACTGTTGACACTTGTCACAGAGTGGAAGGAACCGATGGTCAGACGGGTTTGGTCCGCTACTGCGCCTCCAACAAAATCAAAGACGAGGAAACCAAATGGGCTAAAGAGCGTTTGGTCGAGATCGATCCAGTCGGGCGGTGTTTGAGCTACGAGGTCCTTGAGAATAACGTGGGGTTCGGATCTTACGTGGCGACGGTCAAAGTGGTACCAGTGGACGGTGGAGATGAATCGGATGGAAAAATGTGTCAAATCGAGTGGTCGTTTATGTCCGATCCTGTCGATGGTTGGAAGAAGG ACCTTGAATCCTACGTGGGTTTTTGTCTTCAACATATGGCGGATAAAATGGAAACGAATCTGTAA
- the LOC130502907 gene encoding GATA transcription factor 9-like: MEQQQQQPPTPELLLVAGNADSFVVDDLLDFSNDNGQPEDVFESSPDSSVVSAGTLADSSNSSSLFTDGSSFSDDLCVPCEDLAELEWLSNFVEESFSKEDQDKLQLLSGLQKPQTTGLTQTYQTKPEPEPEPELDQIFILTDTDDSNVSFPAKARSKRSRSAASTWASRLLALAGGSDEPFPKKKQHHRVIKEHDFAGETDGDSGEAGGERRCLHCATDKTPQWRTGPMGPKTLCNACGVRYKSGRLVPEYRPASSPTFVTARHSNSHRKVMELRRQKEMRDEHLLSQLRSNGEDFLIHCNNNHVAPDFRHLI; encoded by the exons atggaacaacaacaacagcaaccaCCAACTCCGGAGCTCCTCCTTGTCGCCGGTAACGCCGACTCTTTCGTCGTCGACGACCTTCTTGACTTTTCTAACGACAACGGCCAACCTGAAGACGTATTTGAATCCTCTCCTGACTCTTCTGTCGTCTCCGCCGGTACACTCGCCGATAGCTCCAACTCCTCGTCGCTTTTCACCGACGGCAGTTCGTTTTCCGACGACCTCTGTGTTCCG TGTGAGGACTTAGCTGAGCTAGAGTGGCTATCAAACTTCGTGGAAGAATCATTCTCAAAAGAAGACCAAGACAAGCTCCAGTTACTATCCGGCTTACAAAAACCTCAAACCACCGGTTTAACCCAAACCTACCAAACTAAACCAGAACCAGAACCCGAACCAGAACTGGATCAAATCTTCATCCTCACCGACACCGATGACTCCAACGTTTCTTTTCCCGCCAAAGCGAGAAGCAAGAGATCACGCTCTGCAGCCTCCACGTGGGCCTCCCGTCTTCTAGCCCTCGCCGGCGGCTCCGACGAACCCTTTCCTAAGAAGAAACAACACCACAGAGTCATCAAAGAACACGACTTCGCCGGAGAAACCGACGGAGATAGCGGAGAAGCCGGAGGAGAGAGACGGTGTCTCCACTGCGCGACGGACAAGACGCCGCAGTGGAGGACGGGGCCGATGGGACCGAAGACGCTCTGCAACGCGTGCGGCGTGAGGTACAAATCAGGAAGGCTCGTGCCGGAGTACAGACCGGCTTCGAGCCCGACGTTCGTTACGGCGAGGCACTCGAACTCGCACAGGAAAGTGATGGAGCTCCGGCGACAGAAGGAGATGCGAGACGAGCATTTGCTGAGTCAGCTTAGATCCAACGGTGAAGATTTCTTAATCCATTGTAATAACAACCACGTGGCTCCTGACTTTAGACACTTAATCTGA
- the LOC108848714 gene encoding glutamyl-tRNA(Gln) amidotransferase subunit C, chloroplastic/mitochondrial has translation MAATRALLAAISSSCARRIKIQSSTSSSSSSCSILQFQRRESIIIARSFSSDTNSSPDISRLAETARISLTSAEIEECEPKIRQVIDWFGQLQHVDVNSVEPAIRAEMEGGSLREDAPETFENRDSIRASIPSFDETYLKVPKVVNKE, from the exons ATGGCGGCGACCAGAGCTTTGCTTGCCGCTATATCGTCGTCTTGTGCTCGCAGGATCAAAATCCAATCCTCAACctcctcctcgtcttcttcttgttcaatTCTCCAGTTCCAAAGACGAGAGAGTATAATAATAGCTCGAAGTTTCTCGTCCGACACGAACTCCTCTCCCGACATATCCCGTCTTGCTGAGACAGCTCGAATCTCTCTCACCTCTGCCGAG ATTGAGGAATGTGAACCTAAGATTCGTCAAGTCATCGACTG GTTTGGTCAGCTTCAACATGTTGATGTTAACAGTGTTGAGCCTGCGATTAGAGCAG AAATGGAAGGAGGAAGTTTGCGAGAGGATGCTCCCGAGACGTTTGAGAACAG GGATAGTATAAGAGCTTCTATTCCAAGCTTTGATGAGACATATCTAAAAGTCCCTAAAGTAGTAAACAAAGAGTGA
- the LOC108848713 gene encoding uncharacterized protein LOC108848713 yields the protein MILIPIPTMRFHLPFAFFIIILYTVSTNSKLIDGDYNPPSPPSPAPEPHPDDEPSVSCVDDLGGVGSLDSTCKLVADLNLTRDSYISGRGNLHVLPGVRLVCQFPGCSITVNISGNFSLAENSTVIAGAFRLAAENAEFGIGSAVDTTGLAGEPPEEASGTPEGVEGAGGGYGGRGACCLTDTTAKLPGDVWGGDVYGWSSLEKPEVYGSRGGSTSNEVDYGGGGGGKVAMEVVGCVGLNGSVLADGASGGVKGGGGSGGSIFVLAHKMAGIGRISASGGDGYAGGGGGRVSVDVFSRHSDPKIFVHGGSSFGCQENAGAAGTMYDVISESLKIDNENKTTYTDTLILEFPYHRLYTNLYIQNMAKVSVPLRWSRVQVQGSISLSNGGELNFGLPRYATSEFELFAEELLMSHSAIKVFGALRMNVKVFLMLKSRMFIDGGGVTILGTSMIEISNLLVLKESSVIQSNGNLGVHGQGLLNLTGTGDTIEAQRLILSLFYSIQVGAGAVLRGPLQNVSTGGLTPKLYCQREDCPVELLHPPEDCNVNSSLPFTLQICRVEDITVEGLIKGSVVHFHLARTVVVRSSGKITADGMGCKGGVGTGRFLRSGVGSGGGHGGKGGSGCYNHTCIEGGDSYGSADLPCELGSGSGNEESTDSVAGGGIIVIGSLEHPLSSLSLEGSITTDGESPRKTLRAISNSSLGPGGGSGGTVLLFLRTLDIARSAILSSVGGNGSLKGGGGGSGGRIHFHWSDIPTGDVYHHIANVEGRVYVRGGLGASEDNVGEAGTLTGKACPKGLYGLYCEECPAGTYKNVTGSDEALCHLCPARDIPRRAVYVTVRGGVAETPCPYQCVSDRYHMPHCYTRLEELIYTFGGPWLFGILLVVVLLLLALVFSVARMKFVSGEEAHGAATTTHHGSQIDHSFPFLESLNEVMETSRVEESQGHMHRIYFLGPNTFSEPWHLSHTPPDEIKEIVYEAAFNGFVDEINAIAAYRWWEGAVYVVLSILVYPLAWSWQQSRRRLKFQKLRDFVRSEYDHSCLRSCRSRALYEGLKVAASPDLMLAHLDFFLGGDEKRNDLPPPVHQRLPMPLVFGGNGSYMAYYSLQSDDILTSLLSQVVSPTTWYRFVAGLNAQLRLVQQGKLRSTFRSVMRWIETHGNPALRRHGVRVDLARFQASPSSSCQYGILVHTIVDEVASQRHVDETEQQHFTQSLSSSIIDIGSLQFLKEEKDVLSLISFLIHNTKPVGHQDLVGLVISVLLLGDVTLMLLTLLQLYSISVVAVFLALFVLPLSIIFPFPAGVSALFSHGPRRSAERTRVYALWNLTSLVNVVVAFVCGYIHYHDSSSGKKIPYLEPWNISMDENEWWIFPVALFLCKVLQSQLVNWHVANLEIQDYSLYSDDSELFWQS from the exons ATGATTCTGATTCCAATTCCAACGATGAGGTTCCATCTCCCTTTCGCCTTCTTCATAATCATCCTCTACACCGTTTCTACAAATTCGAAACTAATCGACGGAGACTACAATCCGCCGTCACCACCTTCTCCGGCGCCGGAGCCTCACCCTGACGACGAACCGTCCGTTTCATGTGTCGATGACTTAGGCGGCGTCGGCTCTTTGGACTCCACGTGTAAGCTCGTCGCCGATTTGAATCTCACACGTGACTCTTACATCTCCGGCAGGGGCAACCTCCACGTCTTGCCCGGCGTCAGATTGGTCTGCCAGTTTCCGGGATGTTCGATCACGGTCAACATCTCCGGGAACTTCTCATTGGCTGAGAACTCCACGGTTATCGCCGGAGCCTTCCGTCTCGCGGCGGAGAACGCCGAATTCGGGATTGGATCGGCGGTGGACACGACTGGATTGGCTGGGGAGCCGCCGGAGGAGGCGAGCGGTACGCCGGAGGGAGTTGAGGGAGCCGGTGGGGGATACGGTGGGAGAGGCGCGTGCTGCTTGACCGATACGACGGCGAAGCTTCCGGGGGACGTGTGGGGCGGCGATGTGTACGGTTGGTCGTCTCTTGAGAAGCCGGAGGTTTATGGGAGCAGAGGTGGGTCCACGAGCAATGAGGTTGATTACGGTGGAGGTGGCGGCGGAAAAGTGGCGATGGAGGTGGTAGGGTGTGTGGGGCTAAACGGCAGCGTTTTGGCTGATGGGGCCAGTGGTGGAGTTAAAGGTGGTGGTGGGTCCGGCGGCAGCATCTTCGTCTTGGCACATAAAAT GGCAGGGATTGGTCGTATAAGTGCGTCTGGAGGTGATGGTTATgctggtggaggtggtggacGTGTATCTGTTGATGTATTCAGCCGTCATTCTGATCCTAAAATCTTTGTCCATG gaGGTAGTAGTTTTGGTTGTCAAGAAAATGCTGGAGCTGCTGGGACTATGTATGATGTTATTTCAGAGAGCTTAAAGATCGACAACGAGAATAAGACAACGTATACAGACACTCTTATCCTGGAGTTCCCTTACCATCGCCTCTACACTAATTTGTATATCCAAAACATGGCTAAAGTTTCTGTTCCCTTGCGTTGGAGCCGTGTCCAG GTTCAAGGATCAATAAGTTTGTCAAATGGTGGAGAGTTAAACTTTGGGCTTCCTCGTTATGCTACTTCGGAATTCGAATTATTTGCAGAGGAACTCTTGATGAGCCATTCTGCTATCAAG gtGTTTGGGGCTTTACGAATGAATGTCAAGGTGTTTTTGATGTTGAAGTCTAGAATGTTTATTGATGGTGGTGGTGTGACAATTTTGGGAACTTCAATGATAGAAATTAGTAATTTGTTAGTGCTCAAG GAGTCATCTGTGATACAATCCAATGGAAACCTAGGAGTACACGGGCAAGGTCTGTTAAATCTAACAGGCACAGGAGATACTATTGAAGCACAGCGTCTAATTTTATCTCTATTTTATAGTATCCAG GTTGGAGCTGGAGCGGTCTTGCGTGGTCCTTTGCAGAATGTATCAACTGGTGGCCT TACTCCAAAGCTTTACTGTCAACGTGAAGATTGTCCTGTTGAGCTACTCCATCCTCCAGAAGATTGCAATGTCAATTCATCTCTTCCATTCACTCTTCAG ATTTGCCGTGTTGAGGATATTACTGTTGAAGGTCTCATTAAAGGATCTGTTGTCCATTTCCATCTGGCAAGAACCGTAGTTGTCCGCTCTTCTGGAAAAATAACTGCAGACGGGATGG GCTGCAAAGGTGGAGTTGGGACAGGTAGGTTTCTGAGAAGCGGTGTTGGGAGTGGTGGTGGACATGGCGGTAAAGGTGGAAGCGGGTGTTACAATCATACTTGCATCGAGGGTGGTGACTCTTACGGAAGTGCAGATCTACCGTGTGAACTTGGCAGTGGAAGTGGAAATGAAGAGTCAACAGATTCAGTTGCTGGTGGAGGAATCATTG TGATTGGTTCGCTTGAGCATCCACTTTCAAGCCTATCACTTGAGGGATCGATAACAACTGATGGTGAAAGTCCCAGGAAGACGCTGAGAGCCATAAGTAATTCAAGTCTAGGACCTGGTGGTGGTTCAGGTGGAACAGTGCTTTTGTTCTTGCGCACACTCGACATAGCGAGGTCTGCGATTCTATCTAGTGTTGGAGGAAATGGTAGTCTAAAGGGAGGTGGTGGTGGGAGCGGTGGAAGGATTCATTTTCATTGGTCAGACATTCCAACTGGTGATGTCTATCATCACATTGCCAATGTAGAGGGAAGAGTTTATGTAag AGGAGGGTTGGGTGCTAGTGAAGACAACGTTGGAGAGGCGGGAACTTTGACTGGTAAAGCTTGTCCAAAAGGGCTCTATGGTCTATACTGTGAG GAATGTCCAGCTGGGACTTATAAGAATGTTACCGGATCTGATGAAGCTCTTTGTCATCTTTGTCCTGCTAGAGATATTCCCCGTCGTGCTGTTTATGTCACTGTTCGAG GTGGTGTTGCGGAAACGCCATGTCCATACCAATGCGTTTCGGATAGATACCACATGCCACACTGTTATACTAGACTTGAAGAGTTAATATACACATTTGGTGGACCCTGGCTGTTTGGCATTCTATTAGTGGTTGTGCTCCTTCTACTTGCACTTGTTTTCAGCGTCGCCCGGATGAAATTCGTTAGCGGCGAGGAGGCACACGGAGCTGCCACAACAACTCATCATGGCTCTCAGATTGATCACTCATTCCCATTCCTAGAGTCATTAAACGAG GTGATGGAGACAAGCAGAGTGGAGGAATCACAGGGACACATGCATAGGATATATTTCTTAGGCCCTAATACTTTCAGTGAACCTTGGCATCTTTCTCATACACCACCAGATGAAATAAAGGAGATTGT GTACGAGGCTGCGTTTAATGGATTTGTTGACGAGATCAATGCTATAGCTGCATACCGATGGTGGGAAGGTGCTGTTTACGTAGTGCTTTCAATTCTTGTCTATCCTCTTGCATGGTCATGGCAGCAATCACGTAGGAGGCTGAAGTTTCAGAAACTCCGTGACTTTGTTCGGTCAGAATATGACCATTCTTGTCTACGCTCGTGTCGGTCAAGAGCTTTATATGAGGGGCTAAAG GTAGCTGCTAGTCCTGATTTAATGCTAGCTCATCTAGATTTCTTCCTTGGTGGCGACGAAAAGAGAAACGATCTTCCTCCTCCTGTTCATCAAAGACTCCCAATGCCTTTAGTTTTTGGAGGTAATGGGAGTTACATGGCTTATTACTCACTCCAGAGCGATGATATTCTGACCAGTCTTTTGAGTCAG GTGGTCTCACCAACAACTTGGTACCGCTTTGTTGCTGGTCTGAACGCTCAGCTACGCTTGGTTCAGCAAGGGAAGCTAAGGTCCACGTTTCGCTCGGTTATGAGATGGATTGAAACTCATGGAAACCCTGCCTTGAGAAGACATGGTGTACGTGTTGACCTAGCTAGGTTTCAGGCTTCTCCTTCTTCGTCTTGTCAGTATGGGATCCTTGTTCACACCATTGTAGATGAAGTGGCATCACAAAGACATGTCGATGAAACAGAACAGCAGCATTTCACACAGTCTCTAAGTAGCTCAATCATAGACATTGGTAGCTTACAGTTtctcaaagaagaaaaagatgtcctctcactcatctccttcttgaTTCACAACACGAAACCTGTTGGCCATCAGGATCTGGTTGGTTTGGTTATCTCGGTGCTTCTCCTAGGAGATGTAACTCTAATGCTACTCACGCTGCTTCAGCTCTACTCCATATCTGTGGTTGCCGTTTTTCTCGCTTTGTTTGTTTTACCTCTCAGCATCATCTTCCCGTTCCCTGCTGGTGTCAGCGCTTTGTTTAGCCACGGACCAAGGCGGTCTGCTGAACGCACTCGCGTTTATGCGTTGTGGAACCTCACATCACTGGTCAATGTT GTTGTTGCGTTTGTGTGTGGATATATTCATTACCATGACTCATCATCTGGGAAAAAGATTCCATATCTCGAGCCGTGGAACATTAGCAT GGACGAGAACGAATGGTGGATATTCCCAGTGGCTTTGTTCTTGTGCAAAGTGTTGCAATCCCAGCTTGTGAACTGGCACGTTGCAAACCTCGAGATACAAGATTACTCCTTGTACAGTGATGACTCCGAACTGTTCTGGCAGTCATAA